GATGGCGTACGGCGGGCGCGTGGCCGAGGAGATCATCTTCGGGCGCGAGCGCGTGACGACCGGCGCGGCGAGCGACATCCAGCAGGCCACGGGCATCGCGCGCCGCTATGTGATGCAGTGGGGTCTGTCCGACGCGATCGGCCCGATCCTCGTCGGCGACCAGGAGCACGAGGTCTTCCTCGGCCGCGAGATCGGCAGCCGCCGCGAGGTCTCCGAGAGCACCGCGCAGCTCGTGGACCACGAGGTCAAGAAGGTGATCGACGGCGCGTTCGACCGCGCGAAGCAGGTGCTCACCGAGAACATCGCTCTGCTGCACGCGGTGGCCGCGGGACTGCTCGAGCGCGAGACGCTGACGCGCGAGGACATCGAGGTGCTGCGCCGCGGCGAGCAGCTGCCGCCGCGTCCGTCGTCCGGCGGCTCGACGCCGACGCCGCAGCCGTCGCCGGTGTTCCAGCCGAAGCCGTCGACGCCGCCGTTCCTCGGCGGTCCGGAGATCGCGCCCGCGTAACCGAGAGAGTCTCTCTACGCTCTACGCTCCACGCTCCACGCTCGCTTCGTCGCCCGACGGAGTGAGCGTGGAGCGTGGAGCGTAGAGCGTGGAGGACACGGCCATGCGCTGGATACTGCCGTCACGCGTCATCGAGTTAGGCCGGCCGTTCGTGCTCGGCGTCGTCAACGTGACGCCGGACTCGTTCAGCGACGGCGGGTGGCTCGCCGACGCCGACGCGGCCGTCGCGCACGCGGAGAGGCTGCTCGACACCGGCGCGGACGGCGTGGACATCGGCGGGGAGTCGACGCGGCCGCACAACGCGGGGCCGGTTCCCGTCGACGAGGAGCTGCGGCGCGTGCTGCCGGTCGTGAGCACGTTGCGCCTCACGCGGCCGGACGCGCTGATCTCCATCGACACGACGAAGGCCGAGGTCGCGCGCGCGGCGCTCGACGCGGGCGCGGACGTCGTGAACGACGTGTCCGCGCTGCGGCTCGACCCCGAGATGGCCCACGTCTGCGCGTCGCACGGCGCGGGTGTGATCCTCATGCACTCGCGCGGCACGGTCGCCGATATGGCGACGTTCGCGCACGCCGACTACGGCGACGACCCGGTCGGCGACGTCGTACGCGAGCTCGCGTCGCAGCTCGACGCCGCGCGCGACGCCGGCATCCCCGGCGGCCGCATCGTGCTCGACCCCGGGGTCGGCTTCAGCAAGCGCTCGGCGGTGTCGCTCGCGGTGCTGCGCGAGCTCCCGCGCTTCGCGGCACTCGGCCGGCCGCTCATGGTGGGCGCGTCGCGCAAGCGATTCATCGGCGAGCTCTCGGGCGTGAGCGAGCCCGCCGCGCGCGTGCACGGGAGCGTCGGCGCGCACGTGGCGGCGCTCGCGCACGGCGCGCGGCTGTTCCGCGTCCACGACGTGCGCGCGCACCGCGAGGCGCTGGACGTCGCCTGGGCCGTACTGAGAGGGCAGGAGGGCACGAGGGCAGGAGGGCACGAGGGCTGACGACTCTCCTGCCCTCATGCCCTCTTGCCCTCCTGCCCTGTCTATTAGGTTGGGCGCCATATGGACCTTGTCGAGCAGGTACGGCTGCTGAACTTCGGCTGGCGCGACGCGGTGGAGATCGCGCTCGTCGCGTTCGTGCTGTACCGGCTGCTCCTGCTGTTCCGCGGCACGCGCGCGGTGCAGATTCTCTCCGGCATCGCCGTGCTGTGCATCGGCTACGGCGTCGCGTGGGCGCTGCGGCTGACGACGATCACGTACCTGCTCGAGATCGTCTTCAAGTACGGCGCGTTCGCGCTGCTCATCGTGTTCCAGCCCGAGCTGCGCGCGGCGCTCGCGCACCTCGGCCAGGCGCGTGTCACGCACCTTTTCCGCCGCCTCGAGGAGGAGGAGGTCGTCGACGAGGTGACCGACGCCGTGGAGCGACTGAGCCGCTCGAGCACGGGCGCCATCATCGTCGTGGAGCGCGACGTGCCGCTCGGCGACTACGTGGAGACGGGCACGCCGCTGAACGCGAAGGTCTCGGGCGACCTGCTGACGACGATCTTCACGCCGTACTCGCCGCTGCACGACGGCGCGGTGATCATCCGCGGCGACAGCATCATCGGCGCGAGCTGCATCCTTCCGCTGTCGCAGGCGCCGATCGAGGACCGCTCGCTCGGCACGCGCCACCGCGCGGCGTTAGGCCTCTCCGAGGAGACCGACGCGCTCGTGCTCGTGGTGAGCGAGGAGACGGGGATCATCTCGCTCGCGACCGGCGCGCGTCTGGTGCGCAACCTCACGCCGGCGCAGCTGCGCGACACGCTCACCGGCCGACTGCCGCGCGGGGCGGAGCAGGCGATCGTCGCCGCCTAGCCGCTCAGCCTCCCGGCTGCGCCGCATCGAGCATCGACTGCAGCGTCGCCGCGTCGGGCTGCAGGTCGGCCGAGCGGGCGATGCCGGCGCGGACGCGCGCGAGCTGGATGCGCACGTTCTCGTGCGCGGCCACGACGTCGGTGCGCTGCGCGCGCACGAGCTCCAGCGCGGATCGCAGGTCGCTGACGAGCGACAGACGCCGGCTGAGCAGCACGGCGCGCGTCGTGACGCCGGCTCCCTCGGCCGACGACGGCGTGTCCGCGCGCCACGCGCCGTCGCCGCCATCGCCCGCCGCGCCGGGGCCGACCTCGGCGAGCGCCCGCTCGACGTCCTCCTCGCGCCGCCGCAGCGCGGCGAGCGTCGCGTCGTAGCGCTCGAGCAGCTTCGGAAGCTCGGGAAGGTCGCGGCGCACCGCGTCGGGCAGCACGACGTCCGCGCGCGTCGGATCGAGCGACGGTGCGGCGCGGTCCTCGGCGCGCACGCCGAGCCCCGCGAGGCGGAAGAAGAACAGCGTGAAGCCGCTCCGCCACAGTCGGCCGGCGAACGCCCACGACCGGCGCTCCGCCTTCGGGCTCGAGTTCAGGCCGATGATGAGCGCGACGATGGCCGCGATGTAGAACGGCATCGCGAGGCCGATCGAGAGCGGCTTCGGCCAGTGCAGCAGCCTGCGCGTGAACAGCAGCGCGATCGCCAGCGGCATGCAGGTCCCCGCGACGATGAACGCGCGCCGCCGCATGCGCGCGATGCGCGCCTGCCGCTTGCCGCTGTACATCACCGCGACTTCGGCCTCGCGGGCGTCGCGCTCGACGACGAAGGCGCGGATCACGTCGCCCGCGCCGTAGCCGTCGATGAGCAGCTGGCGCGCGCGGCGGCCGAGGTCGAGGAGGACCGCGGCGATCGCGCCGACCGGCCCGCCGATGATCGCCGGCCAGCGACTGCCGCTTCCGGGCAGGCTCACGAGCGAGAACACGGTCACGATGAACAGCATCATCGTGCTCTGCTCGGCGACGCGCTGGAAGTTGCGCACCTGCGGCGGCACGTCGACGGTGCGCGTCTCGACCTCGGTGAGCGCGTCGGCGAGCGCCTCGGCCGACGGGAACCGGTCGTCGGGCTGCTTCGCGAGACACCGATCGATCGCGGTGGCGAGCCGCGCCGGGATGCCCGGGCGGCGCGACGCGACCGGCGGCGCGGGACGGGTGACCTGCATCGCGAGCAGCGCGGTCACCGACTCCGCCTCGAACGGCAGCGCGCCGGTGAGCGCGAGGAATGCCACGACGCCGAGCGAGTAGAGGTCGCTGCGTCCGTCGACCTTCTCGCCCGCGGCCTGCTCGGGGCTCATGAACTGCGCCGTGCCCATCACGTGCCCGTCGATCGTGAGCGCGCGTGTGGCGTCGGCGACGCGGGCGATGCCGAAGTCCGTGACGAGCGCGCGGCCGGTCGCCCGCTCGATGAGGATGTTGTCCGGCTTGATGTCGCGGTGCACGATGCCGCGCCCGTGCGCGTAGGCGAGCGCCCACGCCACTTCCTGCACGAGCCGCGTCGCGTCCGCCGGCGACAGCGGGCCGACCCGCGAGACACGGCGTGCCAGCGTCTCGCCGTCCACGTAGCCCATGACGAAGAACACGACGTCGTCGTGCTCCTCGACGGCGTGGATGGGGACCACGTTCGGGTGCGACAGCCCCGCCGCCGTGCGCGCCTCGCGCAGGAACCGCTCGCGCAGCGCCGGCTGCCGCGCGAGGGTGACCGGGAGCACCTTGAGCGCCACGGCGCGGTCGAGCGCGAGGTCGCGTGCGAGCACCACGACGCCCATGCCGCCGCGTCCGAGCTCGCGCTCGATCGAGAAGCGACCGCGCGCGGCCTCCTGCAGGGCGAGGATCTCGCTGTCCATGGGTGCAATATGTAATCGTCCTGCCGCGAACCCGAGGCTGGGGGTGCCGAGCGGCGTCGCGACGTGCGACGTTTCGCCCCCATGCCGCTCGACGACGTGCCGGGCGACGCCCGCTCCCATCCGCGCGCGCGACGCACGGCGCTCGTGGCCGGCGTCGCGCTTCTCGCGCTCTACGCGCTCTCGGCGGCGACCGACGTCACGTTCTGGGACGCGGGCGAGTTCCTCGCCGCGTTCCACACGCTCGGCATCCCGCATCCCCCGGGCACGCCGCTGTTCGTGCTGCTCGGCCGCGTCGCGGTGCTCGTGCTCGCGCCGCTCGGGCCCGTGCTCTCGGCGAGCCTGCTGTCGGCGCTGTGCGCCGCGGCGTCGGGTGCGATCGCGGCGCTGCTGCTCGCGCGCTGGATGCGCAGCGGGTGGGCCGCGGTGGCGGCTGCGCTCTGCGCCGGCGCGACGTCGACGATCTGGCTCGACGCGACGGAAGCGGAGGTCTACTCGGCGTCGCTCTTGCTCGTCGCGCTCGCGCTCCTCGCCGCCGATCGCATGGGACGCGCGGCGGGCGGACGACGGCACGCGTATCTCATCGCGTACCTGTTCGGCCTCGCGGTGCCGCTGCATCTCAGCGCGCTCGTCGGCGCGCCGGCCATCGCGCTGCTCGCGGCGAGCGACGAGTCGGGCCACGTCGACTGGCGCTGCGCTCTCGAGCTGTTCGGCGCCGCGGTGCTCGCGGCCGGCACGGGACGCGTGTCGCTCGCGCTGTGCGTCGCTGGGG
This DNA window, taken from Gemmatirosa kalamazoonensis, encodes the following:
- the folP gene encoding dihydropteroate synthase, with the protein product MRWILPSRVIELGRPFVLGVVNVTPDSFSDGGWLADADAAVAHAERLLDTGADGVDIGGESTRPHNAGPVPVDEELRRVLPVVSTLRLTRPDALISIDTTKAEVARAALDAGADVVNDVSALRLDPEMAHVCASHGAGVILMHSRGTVADMATFAHADYGDDPVGDVVRELASQLDAARDAGIPGGRIVLDPGVGFSKRSAVSLAVLRELPRFAALGRPLMVGASRKRFIGELSGVSEPAARVHGSVGAHVAALAHGARLFRVHDVRAHREALDVAWAVLRGQEGTRAGGHEG
- the cdaA gene encoding diadenylate cyclase CdaA, which encodes MDLVEQVRLLNFGWRDAVEIALVAFVLYRLLLLFRGTRAVQILSGIAVLCIGYGVAWALRLTTITYLLEIVFKYGAFALLIVFQPELRAALAHLGQARVTHLFRRLEEEEVVDEVTDAVERLSRSSTGAIIVVERDVPLGDYVETGTPLNAKVSGDLLTTIFTPYSPLHDGAVIIRGDSIIGASCILPLSQAPIEDRSLGTRHRAALGLSEETDALVLVVSEETGIISLATGARLVRNLTPAQLRDTLTGRLPRGAEQAIVAA
- a CDS encoding serine/threonine-protein kinase — translated: MDSEILALQEAARGRFSIERELGRGGMGVVVLARDLALDRAVALKVLPVTLARQPALRERFLREARTAAGLSHPNVVPIHAVEEHDDVVFFVMGYVDGETLARRVSRVGPLSPADATRLVQEVAWALAYAHGRGIVHRDIKPDNILIERATGRALVTDFGIARVADATRALTIDGHVMGTAQFMSPEQAAGEKVDGRSDLYSLGVVAFLALTGALPFEAESVTALLAMQVTRPAPPVASRRPGIPARLATAIDRCLAKQPDDRFPSAEALADALTEVETRTVDVPPQVRNFQRVAEQSTMMLFIVTVFSLVSLPGSGSRWPAIIGGPVGAIAAVLLDLGRRARQLLIDGYGAGDVIRAFVVERDAREAEVAVMYSGKRQARIARMRRRAFIVAGTCMPLAIALLFTRRLLHWPKPLSIGLAMPFYIAAIVALIIGLNSSPKAERRSWAFAGRLWRSGFTLFFFRLAGLGVRAEDRAAPSLDPTRADVVLPDAVRRDLPELPKLLERYDATLAALRRREEDVERALAEVGPGAAGDGGDGAWRADTPSSAEGAGVTTRAVLLSRRLSLVSDLRSALELVRAQRTDVVAAHENVRIQLARVRAGIARSADLQPDAATLQSMLDAAQPGG